From the Musa acuminata AAA Group cultivar baxijiao chromosome BXJ3-7, Cavendish_Baxijiao_AAA, whole genome shotgun sequence genome, one window contains:
- the LOC135642279 gene encoding inactive protein RESTRICTED TEV MOVEMENT 2-like: MERRPSAAPGRQIYDDFVPPHEVIRGKDAETFLLQLPDFNREQIKLQIDDYGKLKISGERPLINDRWKRFLKEFYVPDYCNVSDISAKFENGLLRIILPKFVAQTGTKDENAKAPEAAPDPKATTETKADGSKSDTTQKTKSRPDQESDDSINKQPKDERKKESLDASKDVHKVEEKKMGNDDAKLHEEGAETKKKKKAMTQEQGTAAGHGRMLGDPKKVQLLGYGLYRRMRVMVSGALAIVVLVGVVLYVTYSLKRPMQMDNYESP; the protein is encoded by the exons ATGGAGAGACGGCCTTCGGCTGCTCCCGGGCGACAAATCTACGATGATTTTGTTCCTCCACACGAAGTCATTAGAGGAAAAGACGCAGAGACTTTCCTTCTCCAGCTCCCAG ATTTCAACAGGGAGCAAATCAAGCTCCAAATCGACGACTATGGCAAGCTAAAGATCAGCGGAGAACGCCCCCTGATCAACGACCGGTGGAAACGCTTTCTCAAGGAGTTCTACGTACCGGATTACTGCAACGTCAGTGACATCAGCGCTAAGTTTGAGAATGGGCTTCTTCGTATCATACTTCCAAAGTTTGTCGCCCAAACTGGCACAAAAGATGAGAACGCAAAGGCCCCAGAAGCTGCACCGGATCCAAAAGCTACGACGGAGACGAAAGCTGATGGCAGCAAAAGTGACACGACCCAGAAAACCAAGTCAAGACCAGATCAAGAGTCAGACGACAGCATCAACAAGCAACCGAAGGACGAGAGGAAGAAGGAGTCGCTCGATGCAAGCAAAGATGTGCACAAGGTCGAAGAGAAAAAGATGGGCAACGATGATGCGAAACTACATGAGGAGGGTGCTgaaaccaagaagaagaagaaggcaatgaCGCAGGAGCAAGGAACCGCAGCTGGGCATGGACGCATGCTGGGGGATCCGAAGAAGGTGCAACTATTGGGATATGGCTTGTATAGGCGCATGCGAGTCATGGTCAGTGGAGCTTTAGCCATTGTGGTCTTAGTGGGAGTAGTGTTGTATGTAACATATTCACTGAAAAGGCCCATGCAGATGGATAACTACGAGTCTCCGTAG